A part of Ammospiza caudacuta isolate bAmmCau1 chromosome 7, bAmmCau1.pri, whole genome shotgun sequence genomic DNA contains:
- the HENMT1 gene encoding small RNA 2'-O-methyltransferase codes for MDKNFKEEFRQIIKFEPPLYKQRYQFVKDLVEKYKPKKVADLGCADCSLLWMLKFCSCIEVLAGLDICANVMKEKMHTLSPLPVDYLQPSERSLTVTLHHGSVAHKDPCMLGFDLVTCIELIEHLEESELKKFPEVVFGFMAPSIVVISTPNSEFNCLLPRVMLYRHPDHKFEWSQAEFQSWALETARCYDYSVEFTGVGHPPTGMEKVGFCTQIGVFFRKYPQSAESVQSEKPMEAVYKTVFKAVYPSLKDEKYLQNAVISEVIFTAQIIKHRLMSKRQEYSDDPERKSKFQLSMDYFSDYLGKVVVEKNMEPFVSGNEVYIPLRTIFSFPKVNRLCGTFEKLCKLIAGKVTLSSDGSAVMFNIEHENEEN; via the exons GTGGCAGATTTAGGATGTGCTGATTGCAGCCTTCTCTGGATGCTGAAATTCTGCAGTTGCATTGAAGTGTTAGCTGGGCTAGATATCTGTGCAAATgtaatgaaagagaaaat GCATACATTGTCTCCTCTTCCTGTTGATTATTTGCAGCCATCTGAAAGATCCCTAACTGTTACCTTGCATCATGGTTCAGTTGCCCACAAAGATCCTTGCATGCTTGGTTTTGACTTGGTGACGTGTATTGAACT AATAGAACACCTGGAAGAATCAGAGCTGAAGAAGTTTCCTGAAGTGGTGTTTGGTTTCATGGCTCCGAGCATAGTTGTGATCAGCACTCCAAATTCTGAATTCAACTGTTTGCTTCCAAGAGTGATGTTATACAGGCATCCAGACCACAAATTCGAGTGGAGCCAAGCAGAGTTTCAAAGCTG GGCTCTAGAGACTGCTAGATGCTATGATTACTCAGTGGAATTTACTGGTGTCGGGCACCCACCAACAGGAATGGAGAAGGTTGGGTTTTGTACCCAAATAGGTGTGTTTTTTAGAAAATACCCTCAAAGTGCTGAATCTGTTCAGTCTGAGAAACCAATGGAAGCAGTTTACAAAACA GTCTTCAAAGCAGTGTACCCAAGTCTAAAAGATGAGAAGTACTTGCAGAATGCAGTGATCAGTGAAGTTATTTTCACAGCCCAAATCATTAAGCACCGTTTAATGTCAAAACGTCAGGAGTACAGTGATGATCCTGAGAGAAAATCCAAATTCCAACTTTCAATGGACTATTTTTCTGACTATCTTGGAAAAGTGGTTGTTGAAAAAAACATGGAACCATTTGTCAGTGGAAATGAGGTTTACATACCTCTCAGAACaatcttttcttttcccaaagtGAATCGACTCTGTGGTACCTTTGAGAAGTTATGCAAGCTTATTGCAGGCAAGGTCACACTGAGCAGTGATGGTTCTGCTGTGATGTTCAATATTGAACATGAAAATGAAGAGAATTAG